The Pantoea phytobeneficialis genome has a segment encoding these proteins:
- a CDS encoding DUF1198 family protein, translating to MIWLILATLVVVFVVGFRLLTAGSRHAAQSLSKRLQLPPVHVESMLSLMGKEAAKEFTDYITGDNENHLQNAAAVLLIWQVCIVDGEEENMRRWHQILSRAHFSPVITQQQLLLAMGFLRELEPDREEMNLMRERFNGAFLPGVELEGKADEESNLVSLSDYRKRH from the coding sequence ATGATCTGGCTAATCCTTGCGACTTTAGTGGTGGTTTTTGTGGTGGGCTTCCGCCTGCTGACGGCCGGTTCTCGCCATGCGGCTCAGTCCCTGAGCAAACGACTGCAACTGCCACCGGTCCATGTGGAATCGATGCTATCGTTGATGGGGAAAGAGGCGGCAAAGGAGTTCACTGACTACATCACCGGCGACAATGAAAACCATTTGCAGAACGCGGCGGCAGTGCTGCTGATTTGGCAGGTGTGCATTGTTGATGGTGAGGAAGAGAACATGCGGCGCTGGCATCAGATTCTCAGCCGCGCGCATTTTTCACCGGTGATCACCCAACAACAGCTGTTGCTGGCGATGGGTTTTCTGCGCGAACTGGAGCCGGACCGTGAAGAGATGAACCTGATGCGTGAGCGGTTTAACGGGGCGTTTTTACCGGGCGTGGAGCTGGAAGGCAAGGCGGATGAGGAGAGTAATCTGGTGTCGCTGAGCGATTATCGTAAGCGTCATTGA
- the ppiB gene encoding peptidylprolyl isomerase B, with protein sequence MVTFQTNHGDIVIKTFDDKAPATVKNFLDYCREGFYDNTIFHRVINGFMIQGGGFEPGMKQKATKEDIRNEANNGLKNTRGTLAMARTQAPHSATAQFFINVADNDFLNFRDESLQGWGYCVFAEVVEGMDVVDKIKAVATGRSGMHQDVPKDDVVIQKVTVSE encoded by the coding sequence ATGGTCACCTTCCAGACGAACCACGGCGATATCGTGATTAAAACCTTCGATGACAAAGCGCCGGCAACCGTAAAGAACTTCCTGGATTACTGTCGTGAAGGTTTCTACGACAACACCATTTTCCACCGTGTGATCAACGGCTTTATGATTCAGGGCGGCGGCTTTGAGCCGGGCATGAAGCAGAAAGCAACTAAAGAAGATATCCGCAACGAAGCCAACAACGGCCTGAAAAACACCCGTGGCACCCTGGCGATGGCGCGTACTCAGGCTCCGCACTCGGCGACGGCTCAGTTCTTCATTAACGTGGCAGACAACGACTTCCTGAACTTCCGCGACGAAAGCCTGCAAGGCTGGGGTTACTGCGTGTTCGCAGAAGTGGTTGAAGGCATGGACGTGGTCGACAAAATCAAAGCGGTAGCCACCGGCCGCAGCGGCATGCACCAGGACGTGCCGAAAGATGACGTAGTCATCCAGAAAGTGACCGTTAGCGAGTAA
- the lpxH gene encoding UDP-2,3-diacylglucosamine diphosphatase, with product MSRTLFIADLHLCEEEPAITAGFLHFLQREAHQCDALYILGDLFEAWIGDDDPNPLHQQIADALKALPVPTFFIHGNRDFLLGQRFARASGMTLLPEEQVLTLYGKRLLIMHGDTLCTDDEGYQRFRAKVHQRWLQKLFLALPLSLRMRIAAKMRANSKQANQHKSLSIMDVNQQAVMDAMARQQVRLLIHGHTHRPAIHDFVLQGENAQRVVLGAWHQQGSMIQVDADGVRLSEFPF from the coding sequence ATGTCGCGCACGCTGTTTATCGCAGATCTTCATCTGTGTGAAGAAGAACCGGCAATCACTGCCGGTTTTCTGCATTTTTTGCAGCGGGAAGCGCATCAATGCGATGCGCTTTACATCCTTGGCGATCTGTTCGAAGCCTGGATTGGCGATGACGATCCCAACCCTTTGCATCAGCAAATCGCCGATGCGCTCAAGGCCCTGCCGGTGCCGACATTCTTTATCCACGGTAATCGCGATTTTCTGCTCGGTCAGCGTTTTGCGCGTGCCAGCGGCATGACATTGTTGCCAGAGGAACAGGTGTTAACCCTGTACGGTAAACGTCTGCTGATTATGCATGGCGACACCCTGTGCACCGACGATGAAGGCTATCAACGCTTTCGCGCTAAAGTGCACCAGCGCTGGCTGCAAAAGCTGTTTCTGGCCTTACCGCTCAGCTTGCGGATGCGTATCGCTGCCAAAATGCGCGCCAACAGCAAACAAGCCAATCAACACAAATCCCTGAGCATCATGGATGTGAACCAGCAGGCGGTGATGGATGCCATGGCCCGCCAACAGGTGCGGCTACTGATCCACGGCCACACCCATCGCCCGGCGATCCATGATTTTGTTTTACAGGGTGAAAATGCCCAGCGCGTAGTGTTGGGTGCCTGGCATCAACAGGGTTCGATGATTCAGGTCGACGCCGATGGCGTCAGGCTTAGCGAATTTCCGTTCTGA
- a CDS encoding tyrosine-type recombinase/integrase: MKLNVRQIETAKPKDKAYKLADGGGLYLEIFPTGGKSWRLKYRFAGKEKRVVFGLYPAVTLAQARGKREDAKRILAAGGDPGAAKQEAKQAKILAVNNNFEAMARDWHETKRANWSQGYADDILEYLRKDIFPHIGKMPVTEITPMLMLAVLRKMEQRGVLDKLKKTRQACRQIFTHAIVTGRAQINPVTDLAAVLKPPKQKHFPYLLNNELGAFMRALCGYSGSKMTQYATRLLMLTGTRTIELRAAEWREFDLSKGLWEIPEVRMKKRRKHSVPLSRQAVELLEEIQQLTGRGKYVFPGRSNAGKPMSEATINQVIKRVGYDGKATGHGFRHTMSTVLHEQGYNSAWIEVQLAHVDRNSIRGTYNHAQYMDGRREMLQWYADYLDGLRDGGN; encoded by the coding sequence ATGAAGCTCAACGTCCGTCAAATCGAGACTGCCAAGCCGAAAGACAAAGCCTATAAACTGGCTGACGGCGGCGGTCTGTACCTCGAAATCTTCCCCACTGGTGGTAAAAGCTGGCGGCTGAAATACCGCTTTGCAGGAAAAGAAAAGCGCGTGGTGTTTGGCCTGTATCCTGCTGTGACGCTTGCGCAGGCGAGGGGCAAGCGTGAAGACGCGAAAAGGATACTGGCTGCCGGTGGTGATCCCGGCGCAGCCAAGCAGGAGGCGAAGCAGGCCAAAATCCTCGCGGTGAACAACAACTTTGAAGCGATGGCGCGCGATTGGCATGAAACAAAGCGGGCTAACTGGTCGCAAGGCTATGCTGACGACATTCTGGAATACCTGCGCAAAGATATTTTTCCCCATATCGGCAAAATGCCGGTCACTGAAATCACACCCATGTTGATGCTGGCGGTGCTGCGCAAAATGGAACAACGCGGCGTGCTGGATAAGCTGAAGAAAACCCGCCAGGCGTGTCGGCAGATTTTCACCCACGCCATCGTAACGGGCAGGGCGCAGATTAACCCCGTGACTGATCTGGCGGCGGTGCTGAAACCCCCGAAGCAAAAGCATTTCCCTTATCTGCTGAATAACGAGTTAGGCGCGTTTATGCGCGCGTTGTGTGGTTATAGCGGCAGTAAGATGACTCAGTACGCTACACGCTTGCTGATGCTGACAGGGACGCGAACGATTGAATTACGCGCTGCGGAGTGGCGTGAGTTTGATTTAAGTAAAGGACTCTGGGAGATCCCCGAAGTACGTATGAAGAAGCGCCGTAAGCATTCGGTGCCGCTGTCTCGGCAGGCTGTTGAGTTGCTGGAGGAGATACAGCAGCTCACCGGGCGTGGGAAGTATGTGTTTCCGGGCAGGAGCAACGCCGGAAAGCCGATGAGTGAAGCCACGATTAATCAGGTGATCAAACGGGTTGGGTACGATGGGAAGGCTACTGGGCATGGGTTTAGGCATACCATGAGCACGGTTTTGCATGAGCAGGGGTATAACTCGGCGTGGATTGAAGTGCAGCTCGCGCATGTGGACAGGAATTCAATTCGCGGGACGTACAACCATGCGCAGTACATGGATGGAAGGAGGGAGATGTTGCAGTGGTATGCGGATTATTTGGATGGGTTGAGGGATGGGGGCAACTAA
- the cysS gene encoding cysteine--tRNA ligase → MLKIYNTLTRQKEEFKPIHAGEIGMYVCGITVYDLCHIGHGRTFVAFDVVARYLRYVGYKLKYVRNITDIDDKIIKRANENGESIETLTNRMIGEMHKDFAALGILPPDLEPRATRHIDEIIELVGRLIERGHAYVADNGDVMFDVLSDKDYGVLSRQDLEQLQAGARVEVAEVKRNPMDFVLWKMSKADEPAWNSPWGNGRPGWHIECSAMNCKQLGTHFDIHGGGSDLMFPHHENEVAQSTCAHDGPYVNYWMHSGMVMVDREKMSKSLGNFFTVRDVLQHYDAETVRYFLMSGHYRSQLNYGEDNLNQARAALERLYTALRHTDVSAVAAGGEEFDARFRSAMEDDFNTPEAYSVLFDMAREVNRLKAEDKTAANALAAKLRQLADVLGILQQDPEQFLQSGAQANDDEVAEIEALIKMRNDARKAKDWAQADVARDKLNALGIVLEDGPQGTTWRRK, encoded by the coding sequence ATGCTAAAGATTTATAACACCCTGACGCGACAGAAAGAGGAATTCAAACCCATTCATGCTGGCGAAATCGGCATGTACGTGTGCGGCATCACGGTGTACGACCTCTGTCATATTGGCCACGGACGTACTTTTGTGGCGTTTGACGTGGTAGCGCGTTACCTGCGCTATGTCGGTTATAAGCTGAAGTATGTGCGTAACATCACCGATATCGACGACAAAATCATCAAACGTGCCAACGAGAATGGCGAAAGCATCGAAACCCTGACCAATCGTATGATTGGTGAAATGCATAAAGATTTTGCTGCGCTGGGCATCCTGCCGCCCGATCTGGAGCCGCGTGCGACGCGTCATATCGACGAGATCATCGAGCTGGTTGGCCGCCTGATCGAACGTGGGCATGCCTACGTAGCCGACAATGGCGATGTGATGTTTGATGTACTGAGCGATAAAGATTACGGCGTGCTGTCGCGTCAGGATCTGGAACAACTCCAGGCCGGTGCGCGCGTTGAAGTAGCCGAAGTGAAGCGCAACCCGATGGATTTCGTGCTGTGGAAGATGTCCAAAGCCGACGAACCCGCGTGGAACTCACCGTGGGGCAACGGGCGTCCGGGTTGGCATATCGAATGTTCGGCGATGAACTGCAAACAACTCGGCACCCATTTTGATATCCACGGTGGCGGTTCGGACCTGATGTTCCCGCATCACGAAAACGAGGTGGCGCAATCCACCTGTGCGCACGATGGCCCGTATGTTAACTACTGGATGCACTCCGGCATGGTGATGGTTGATCGCGAGAAGATGTCAAAATCCCTCGGCAACTTCTTTACCGTGCGCGATGTGCTGCAACATTACGATGCCGAAACCGTGCGTTACTTCCTGATGTCCGGCCACTATCGCAGCCAGCTCAACTATGGCGAAGATAACCTTAACCAGGCACGCGCGGCGCTGGAGCGTCTCTACACCGCATTGCGTCATACCGATGTCAGCGCAGTGGCTGCCGGTGGCGAAGAGTTCGACGCGCGTTTTCGTAGCGCGATGGAAGATGACTTCAACACGCCGGAAGCCTATTCGGTGCTGTTCGATATGGCGCGCGAAGTGAACCGCCTGAAAGCGGAAGACAAAACCGCGGCGAATGCGCTGGCGGCAAAACTGCGTCAGCTGGCGGATGTGCTGGGTATTCTGCAACAGGACCCGGAGCAGTTCCTGCAAAGCGGTGCGCAAGCCAACGACGATGAAGTGGCTGAAATCGAAGCGTTGATTAAGATGCGTAACGATGCGCGTAAAGCGAAAGACTGGGCGCAAGCTGATGTGGCGCGCGATAAATTGAATGCGCTGGGCATCGTGCTGGAAGATGGCCCGCAGGGCACAACCTGGCGTCGTAAGTAA
- the ybbP gene encoding putative ABC transporter permease subunit YbbP, with the protein MIWRWFWREWRSPSLLIVWLALTLAVACVLALGSISDRMEKGLSQQSRDFMAGDRTLRSSAPVPEAWLAQARHEGLSVSPQLSFMTMTFAQETPQLADVKAVDDAYPMFGTLQTDPPGLRPRAGTVLAAPRLLALLNLKTGDQIDVGDTTLRIAGEVIQEPDAGFNPFQTAPRLLMNLADVEKTGAIQPGSRLSWRYKFSGDPAPLARYDNWIQPQLKADQRWISVENSEDALGRSMQRAQQFLLLSALLTLLLAIAAVAVAMSHYCRSRYDLVAVLKTLGATRKVLQRLIIGQWLAVLLMAAVAGSVLGQGIEIILLAMLKPVLPAALPAASFWPWLWSLGAMFVISLLVGIRPYRLLLATQPLRVLRRDAVANVWPLRVYLPVMALVVIGLLALLMGGSKMLWALLAGVVLLALLLALLGWGTLLLLRRLVVRNLALRLAINRLLRQQAMTLSQLAAFSLSFMLLALLLVMRGDLLDRWQQQLPPDSPNYFLLNMTHEHVPQVRDFLQSHQIKAETFYPIIRARLTQLNGKDADPNMDNALNRELNLTWQAERPDHNPLVAGSWPPRVGEVSVETELADRLGVKLGDTLTFSGDTQQFSAKITSLRKVDWESLRPNFFFIFPPGALDDQPQTWLTSFRMANNPALLAQLNRAFPTLSLLDIGSMMRQIGQVLAQVSQALEIMVVLVTICGVLLLLAQIQVGMRQRRQELVVYRTLGASKRLLRGTLWCEFALLGVVSGVAAALGAEAALWGLQRKIFDFPWEPDWSLWLALPITGAILLSLCGGWLGVRLLKGKALFRRFEAA; encoded by the coding sequence ATGATCTGGCGTTGGTTCTGGCGTGAGTGGCGTTCGCCCTCCTTGTTGATCGTTTGGCTGGCGTTGACCCTGGCGGTGGCCTGCGTGCTGGCACTGGGGTCGATCAGCGATCGGATGGAAAAAGGGTTAAGCCAGCAAAGTCGTGATTTTATGGCCGGGGATCGTACTTTGCGCAGTAGCGCGCCGGTGCCGGAAGCCTGGCTGGCTCAGGCGCGGCACGAGGGACTTTCAGTCAGCCCTCAACTGAGTTTTATGACCATGACCTTTGCGCAGGAAACGCCACAGCTGGCGGATGTGAAGGCAGTGGATGACGCGTATCCGATGTTTGGCACCCTGCAAACCGATCCGCCCGGCTTGCGTCCTCGTGCAGGGACGGTGCTGGCAGCCCCCCGATTGTTGGCGCTGTTGAACCTGAAAACCGGCGATCAGATTGACGTGGGCGATACCACGCTGCGTATCGCAGGCGAAGTTATTCAGGAACCTGACGCGGGTTTTAACCCTTTTCAGACCGCACCGCGTTTGCTGATGAACCTGGCGGATGTGGAGAAAACCGGCGCGATCCAGCCCGGCAGCCGGCTGAGCTGGCGCTACAAGTTCTCAGGTGATCCTGCTCCGCTGGCGCGCTACGATAACTGGATCCAGCCGCAGCTCAAGGCGGATCAACGCTGGATTAGCGTGGAAAACTCAGAAGATGCACTGGGGCGATCGATGCAGCGCGCGCAGCAATTTTTGTTGCTCTCCGCCTTGCTGACTTTGCTGCTGGCGATTGCGGCGGTGGCGGTGGCGATGAGCCACTATTGCCGCAGCCGCTATGATCTGGTGGCGGTGCTGAAGACCCTCGGTGCGACGCGTAAGGTGCTGCAACGTTTGATCATCGGTCAGTGGCTGGCGGTATTGCTGATGGCGGCGGTGGCGGGTAGCGTGCTGGGACAGGGCATTGAAATCATCCTGCTGGCGATGTTGAAACCGGTGCTGCCTGCGGCACTTCCGGCGGCCAGTTTCTGGCCGTGGTTGTGGTCGTTGGGGGCGATGTTCGTGATCTCGCTGCTGGTGGGGATACGTCCTTACCGGTTATTGCTGGCAACCCAGCCATTACGTGTGCTGCGTCGGGATGCGGTGGCGAATGTCTGGCCGTTGCGCGTCTATCTGCCAGTGATGGCGTTGGTGGTGATTGGCCTGCTGGCGTTGTTGATGGGCGGCAGCAAGATGTTGTGGGCGTTGCTGGCGGGTGTGGTGTTGCTGGCGTTGTTGCTGGCGTTACTGGGCTGGGGCACTTTGCTGCTGTTGCGACGTCTGGTGGTGCGTAACCTGGCGCTGCGACTGGCCATCAACCGGCTGTTGCGACAGCAGGCAATGACCCTCAGCCAACTGGCGGCGTTTTCACTCTCCTTTATGTTGCTGGCGTTACTGCTGGTAATGCGCGGCGATCTGCTTGATCGCTGGCAGCAACAGTTGCCACCGGATAGTCCCAACTATTTTCTGCTGAATATGACGCATGAACATGTGCCACAGGTACGTGATTTCCTGCAATCGCATCAGATCAAAGCGGAGACTTTCTACCCGATTATCCGCGCCCGACTGACGCAGCTCAACGGTAAGGATGCCGATCCGAATATGGATAACGCCTTGAATCGTGAGCTGAATCTGACATGGCAGGCGGAGCGTCCGGACCACAATCCGCTGGTAGCGGGGAGTTGGCCGCCGCGTGTCGGGGAAGTGTCGGTGGAGACTGAGCTGGCGGATCGTCTGGGGGTGAAGCTGGGTGACACCTTAACTTTCAGCGGCGATACCCAGCAGTTCAGCGCCAAAATTACCAGCCTGCGTAAAGTGGATTGGGAGAGTTTGCGGCCCAACTTCTTCTTTATCTTTCCGCCGGGGGCGCTGGATGACCAGCCGCAAACCTGGCTCACCAGTTTCCGTATGGCGAATAACCCTGCCTTGCTGGCGCAGCTCAACCGGGCATTCCCCACCCTGAGTTTGCTGGATATCGGCAGCATGATGCGCCAAATCGGCCAGGTGCTGGCGCAGGTGAGTCAGGCGCTGGAGATTATGGTGGTGTTGGTGACGATCTGTGGCGTGCTGCTGCTGCTGGCGCAGATTCAGGTCGGGATGCGTCAACGACGTCAGGAGCTGGTGGTTTATCGCACGCTGGGTGCCAGCAAACGACTGCTGCGCGGCACCCTGTGGTGTGAGTTTGCCTTGCTCGGCGTGGTATCCGGGGTTGCGGCAGCACTGGGCGCGGAGGCGGCATTGTGGGGGTTGCAGCGCAAAATCTTCGATTTTCCCTGGGAACCGGACTGGAGCCTGTGGCTGGCGCTGCCGATCACCGGGGCGATTTTGCTGTCGTTGTGCGGCGGCTGGCTGGGGGTGCGTTTGCTGAAAGGGAAGGCGTTGTTCAGGCGGTTTGAGGCGGCGTGA
- the purK gene encoding 5-(carboxyamino)imidazole ribonucleotide synthase — translation MKPVCVLGNGQLGRMLRQAGEPLGIAVYPVGLDAEPSALPIAQSVITAEIERWPETALTRELASHPAFVNRDIFPRLADRLTQKQLLDQLNLATAPWQLLADKSEWPQVFSSLGELAIVKRRTGGYDGRGQWRLRANETDTLPDECYGECIVEQGINFSGEVSLVGARGQDGSTVFYPLTHNLHQEGILRTSVAFPQADAAQQQQAEAMLSAIMHELNYVGVMAMECFVTPQGLLINELAPRVHNSGHWTQNGASISQFELHLRAVLGLPLPQPVVYAPSVMVNLIGTDVNLAWLHQPLVHLHWYEKEVRPGRKVGHLNLTDSDQGRLAAALNALVPLLPAEYASGIAWAVEKL, via the coding sequence ATGAAGCCGGTTTGCGTACTGGGAAATGGTCAGTTAGGCCGTATGCTGCGCCAGGCGGGTGAACCGCTGGGCATTGCCGTTTATCCGGTCGGGCTGGATGCAGAACCTTCTGCGCTGCCGATCGCACAAAGCGTGATCACGGCGGAAATTGAACGCTGGCCTGAAACCGCGCTGACGCGTGAACTGGCAAGCCATCCGGCCTTTGTGAACCGCGATATTTTCCCGCGTCTGGCCGATCGCCTGACGCAAAAACAGTTGCTCGATCAACTGAACCTCGCCACCGCACCGTGGCAACTGCTGGCGGATAAAAGCGAATGGCCGCAGGTGTTCAGCTCGCTTGGCGAACTGGCTATCGTCAAACGCCGCACCGGCGGCTACGACGGACGCGGTCAGTGGCGTCTGCGCGCCAATGAAACCGACACCCTGCCGGATGAATGCTACGGTGAATGCATCGTTGAACAGGGCATCAACTTCAGCGGTGAAGTGTCGCTGGTTGGCGCGCGTGGTCAGGATGGCAGCACCGTTTTCTATCCGCTGACCCATAACCTGCATCAGGAAGGGATCCTGCGCACCAGCGTCGCGTTCCCACAAGCCGATGCGGCGCAGCAGCAACAGGCCGAAGCGATGCTCAGCGCGATCATGCATGAGCTGAATTACGTCGGTGTGATGGCGATGGAGTGCTTCGTTACGCCGCAGGGCTTGCTGATCAACGAACTGGCACCGCGTGTCCACAACAGCGGACACTGGACGCAGAATGGTGCTTCCATCAGCCAGTTCGAGCTGCATCTGCGCGCAGTGCTGGGTTTACCGCTGCCGCAGCCGGTGGTGTATGCACCTTCGGTAATGGTCAACCTGATTGGTACGGATGTGAATCTGGCGTGGCTGCATCAGCCGTTGGTACATCTGCATTGGTACGAGAAAGAAGTGCGTCCGGGACGTAAAGTCGGCCACCTCAATCTGACCGACAGCGACCAGGGTCGTCTGGCCGCGGCATTAAATGCGCTGGTGCCATTGCTGCCGGCGGAGTATGCCAGCGGTATCGCCTGGGCCGTAGAGAAGCTGTAA
- the ybcJ gene encoding ribosome-associated protein YbcJ has protein sequence MATFSLGKHPHVDLCDLLKLEGWVESGAQAKAVIDEGEVRVDGAIETRKRCKILAGQTVEFAGQRITVVA, from the coding sequence ATGGCGACGTTTTCTCTGGGTAAACACCCACATGTTGATCTTTGCGATTTGCTGAAACTCGAAGGCTGGGTGGAGAGCGGCGCACAGGCCAAAGCGGTGATCGACGAAGGCGAAGTGCGCGTTGATGGCGCGATCGAAACCCGTAAGCGCTGCAAAATCCTTGCCGGTCAGACGGTAGAATTTGCCGGCCAACGCATTACCGTGGTGGCTTAA
- the purE gene encoding 5-(carboxyamino)imidazole ribonucleotide mutase, whose translation MSSNAAPARIAIVMGSKSDWATMQFAEEILNSLDVPFHVEVVSAHRTPDKLFSFAENAAQNGFQVIIAGAGGAAHLPGMLAAKTLVPVLGVPVQSAALSGVDSLYSIVQMPRGIPVGTLAIGKAGAANAALLAAQILAIHDSALATRLANWRQTQTDEVLNNPDPRGDA comes from the coding sequence ATGTCATCCAACGCCGCCCCGGCTCGTATCGCCATCGTCATGGGTTCCAAAAGTGACTGGGCTACCATGCAGTTCGCCGAGGAAATTCTTAACAGCCTGGATGTCCCCTTCCATGTGGAAGTGGTTTCTGCTCACCGTACGCCGGACAAACTGTTCAGCTTCGCCGAAAACGCCGCGCAAAATGGTTTCCAGGTGATTATCGCCGGTGCTGGCGGTGCAGCCCATCTGCCGGGCATGCTGGCCGCCAAAACCCTGGTGCCGGTGCTGGGTGTCCCGGTACAAAGCGCCGCCTTAAGCGGTGTCGACAGCCTCTACTCGATTGTGCAGATGCCGCGTGGTATTCCGGTAGGTACACTGGCAATCGGTAAAGCCGGTGCCGCCAATGCTGCTCTGCTGGCCGCGCAGATTCTGGCAATTCACGACAGCGCGCTGGCAACTCGCCTCGCCAACTGGCGTCAGACCCAGACTGACGAAGTGCTGAACAACCCGGATCCGCGGGGGGATGCATGA
- the folD gene encoding bifunctional methylenetetrahydrofolate dehydrogenase/methenyltetrahydrofolate cyclohydrolase FolD, translated as MAAKIIDGKTIAQQVRLEVAEKVQQRLAAGKRAPGLAVVLVGENPASQIYVASKRRACEEVGFVSRSYDLPATTSEAELLDLIDALNNDHEIDGILVQLPLPAGIDNVKVLERIVPDKDVDGFHPYNVGRLCQRAPKLRPCTPRGIVTLLERYNIDTYGLNAVVVGASNIVGRPMSMELLLAGCTTTVTHRFTKDLRHHIEHADLLIVAVGKPNFIPGDWIKPGAIVIDVGINRLESGKVVGDVDFEAASERASYITPVPGGVGPMTVATLIQNTLQACEEYHDEENA; from the coding sequence ATGGCAGCAAAAATTATTGACGGTAAAACGATTGCGCAGCAGGTGCGCCTTGAGGTTGCGGAAAAAGTACAGCAGCGTCTGGCGGCTGGAAAACGTGCGCCTGGCCTGGCAGTCGTTCTGGTGGGGGAAAACCCCGCTTCGCAGATCTATGTCGCCAGCAAACGCCGCGCCTGTGAAGAAGTGGGATTCGTTTCCCGTTCTTACGATCTGCCAGCAACCACCAGCGAAGCCGAGCTGCTGGATTTGATCGATGCGCTGAACAACGATCACGAAATCGATGGCATTCTGGTGCAGCTACCGCTCCCGGCAGGCATCGATAACGTCAAGGTACTGGAACGCATCGTGCCGGACAAAGACGTCGACGGTTTCCATCCTTACAACGTGGGCCGTCTGTGCCAACGCGCGCCGAAGCTGCGTCCCTGCACCCCGCGCGGTATTGTCACCCTGCTGGAGCGCTACAACATCGATACCTACGGCCTGAATGCTGTGGTGGTTGGCGCATCCAACATCGTTGGCCGTCCGATGAGCATGGAGCTGCTGCTGGCCGGTTGCACCACCACCGTGACCCACCGTTTCACCAAAGATCTGCGTCACCATATCGAACATGCCGATCTGTTGATCGTGGCAGTAGGTAAACCGAACTTTATTCCGGGCGACTGGATCAAGCCGGGCGCGATTGTGATTGATGTCGGTATCAACCGTCTGGAAAGCGGCAAAGTGGTTGGCGATGTGGATTTCGAAGCAGCCTCAGAACGCGCTTCCTACATCACCCCTGTGCCGGGCGGCGTTGGCCCGATGACGGTCGCCACCCTGATTCAGAACACCCTGCAAGCGTGCGAAGAGTACCACGATGAGGAGAACGCATAA